GTGATACTGGCGACCAAGGCATTCGGGGCGAGAAAGGTGAAAAGGGCGATACCGGTGATCAAGGCGTTCAGGGTGAGAAAGGTGAAAAGGGCGATGCCGGCGACCAAGGCGTTCAGGGTGAGAAAGGTGAAAAGGGCGATACCGGCGACCAAGGCATTCGGGGCGAGAAAGGTGAAAAGGGCGATACCGGTGATCAAGGCGTTCAGGGTGAGAAAGGTGAAAAGGGCGATGCTGGCGACCAAGGCATTCGGGGCGAGAAAGGTGAAAAGGGCGATACTGGCGACCAAGGCATTCAAGGCGAGAAAGGTGACAAGGGCGATACCGGCGACCAAGGCATTCAAGGCGAGAAAGGTGACAAGGGCGATACTGGTGACCAAGGTATTCAAGGCGATAAAGGTGAAAAAGGCGATGCTGGAGCAGATTGTTCCATTGACCGAGAAGGAAATCTCATTACCATTAGTTGTGGAGAAAAAAACGCAATCTTGGATGTTAATGAAATAATCGTTAATTACAAATTGGGGACTTGTTCGAACGGCAATGAAAAAGAGGTGAAAAAATTTGAGAATACATACTATATATGCCGCAGCGAAGTTTGGGAGAAAGCTTCCGTATTGGAATACGACACATACGGATTGAAATGTCTTGATAACGACTTGTTTGTTCCTGGCAATGTGATTGCAGAAAATCAGTATGTTTGCGACAATAACGAATTTAGAACCGCAAAAGAACTAGAATTGTCGCTTGGTATTCCGTGTACGCACGGCTATACTATGTGGAAAACAATTCGCAAGCCTTACGCTGCAACGACTCAAGATTCCATCTATGTCTGTTCGGGCGATGCTTGGGATGCCTCTGTGGATAGACATTATGAAATGATGACGGATTCGAGAGATGGTAAGGAATACAAGATTGTAACGATTGGTCCTCAAACATGGATGGCTGAAAATCTCAATTTTGAATATAACGAGAATACGGCAAAAAGTTACTGCGAATACAATAGGGTGTCCAGCTGCAATAAATATGGACGTTACTATACATGGTCTGCCGCAATGGATAGTGTTGGAACATATGCGGTCAATGGAATGGGGTGTGGCAAGTACAAGACTTGTTCTCCGACATACCCTGTTCGTGGAATTTGCCCGGAAGGCTGGCATTTGCCGACAAAGGATGAATTTGAAATTTTGATATCTAATGGTGGTGGCGCATCGAATGCGGGTACGAAACTCAAAGCTGTTTCAGGGTGGAACGCTAATCGCAATGGAACGGATGCTTTTGGTTTTACTGCACTTCCAGCAGGTTATTGTCAAGGCTATAATAGTTGTTCTGAAGTCGGCTATAAAGCTTTTTTCTGGAACGCCTCTGATTACGACGAATATAAAGCATATTATGGGGGAATGTATTCGAGTTCGGCGAGTGTTAATAAGATAGATAAGAGTGACGGACTTCCTATTCGTTGTGTGAAAGATTCTGAGTAATGCAAGGTATAAGCCATCATCGAGTGCCTACCGAAGGTGCGCCCGCACCCAAAAAAGGAAAAAGTAAATGGAAACTATTGTTGCTGCTTTGATTACAGGCGTTTTAGCTTCGTTGATAACGGCTGTTTTTACAAAATCTACAGCTGACAAAAAGAACGCTATCGAAAACATTACTCAAGAACGAAAAAAATGGCGAGATGATCTTCGTGGTGCTACTGTTGCTTTGAGACGGTATTTTGAAAATAAAGATCGTTTCTGTTCTAAAGGCAATGCAACAGATGGCAAAGAAAATTGTGGCATAGTATTTCATTCTGCCGCCGAAGCAAAAGCTTTCTTTGAAGTTCGATTGAACTTGAGTGACAAAGAAGATTGCAAACTAATGGCAATATTGGATATGCTGGCATACAAGGATGCTTCGACAACTTATGAGCTTTCATCGCAATGGGTAGATTATCGATTTTGGGGTGATGGTGAGAATATTTCTGTAATGGAATTTCTTGCTTATTTTGAAGAAGGCATGTCTCACAATCTTAAGTACGATTGGGAACGTGCGAAGAGAGAGGTGAATGGGAAAGGCTTGATCAAGTGGATTGCTGTAATTGTTGCTCTGCTCGCGATTTCTTTTTGTCATGCTAAAAGTGATTCGTTGAATAATGAACTGCCTTTAAAATCTGAATCCATTGAAACTTCTATAGAAAGATCGATTGAAACGACAGATTCAAATGACGTAAAATGTAGCGAAGGTCGAATTCATAAATGTTCTTGCGTGTTGAAAAATTCCAAAAGGCTCAAGTCAAAGATGAAAGTTGATTATTCAAAAAAGGATTCTTTAGCTGTCGAAAATAGAAAAGCCGTGAATGTTAATGTTTTCTGCACAAATTTATCTAATTCAAATGATGAAGAATCTAATCTCAATGAAACAAATTCCGTTGTTGCCTTTGTTGAAAAAAAGTTGGATGAAAAAATAAAAAACGGAATATGGAATTTTATTGGAGAAGTGGGTTGCGTAATTTTAATTTTTTTAATTCTTTTTGGCTTGTTGAACTCATTGTTAAAAACTCTGTTGAAATTTCTTCATAAACTATTAGGTCTCTCGCCCAAGCAAAATAAATACTGCGTGTACATTGCACATTCTTTTAATATTCCGTATAGAATCAAGTTGGAAAAGAAGGAAATAAACGAGGACTGTTAATAATCCTAGCTTTACTAGCGTTAGGGATAGTGACCCCTTGGGGACAAGACTCGCGAAGCGAGGCTTGGTTCTGGGAGGTGAACGGCAAGCGTTAGCGAAGCCGATTGCCCCCAGAATATAGCCCGACCGCACATATATGTGCGGGAACGCCCAAATAACCAGGTTGCGTGCTCCAGATTTACCACAAGGAAAAGCCTGCAAGCCGAGTGTCGCAAAAATGAACTCGTTCATTTTTATGATCGAGGCGAAGCGGCGGACGCCGTAGGCGTCAAAAGCCGGCTGGCGTGATTGTGCAGTTCGGTGGCCAGACCCCGCTGAACATCGCCCGCGCTTTGAGCGACGAAGGTGTCAAGATTCTCGGCACCAGCATCGACTCCATCGATATCGCCGAAGACCGCGACCTGTTCCGCAAGATGATGGACCAGCTCGGCATCCCGATGCCGGAAAGCGGCATGGCCACGAACATCGACGAAGCCCTCGCTTGCGTCAAGCAGATCGGTGGCTACCCGGTGATGATCCGCCCGAGCTTCGTGCTTGGCGGCCGCGGCATGGAAGTCATCTACGACGAAAACATGCTCCGCGAATACGTGGCGAAGGCCGTGGGCGTGACCCCGGATCGTCCGCTCCTCATCGACCGCTTCCTCCACAACGCTTTGGAATGCGAAGCCGACGCCCTCTCTGACGGCGAACACGTTTACATCCCGTCCG
This genomic stretch from uncultured Fibrobacter sp. harbors:
- a CDS encoding FISUMP domain-containing protein — translated: DTGDQGIRGEKGEKGDTGDQGVQGEKGEKGDAGDQGVQGEKGEKGDTGDQGIRGEKGEKGDTGDQGVQGEKGEKGDAGDQGIRGEKGEKGDTGDQGIQGEKGDKGDTGDQGIQGEKGDKGDTGDQGIQGDKGEKGDAGADCSIDREGNLITISCGEKNAILDVNEIIVNYKLGTCSNGNEKEVKKFENTYYICRSEVWEKASVLEYDTYGLKCLDNDLFVPGNVIAENQYVCDNNEFRTAKELELSLGIPCTHGYTMWKTIRKPYAATTQDSIYVCSGDAWDASVDRHYEMMTDSRDGKEYKIVTIGPQTWMAENLNFEYNENTAKSYCEYNRVSSCNKYGRYYTWSAAMDSVGTYAVNGMGCGKYKTCSPTYPVRGICPEGWHLPTKDEFEILISNGGGASNAGTKLKAVSGWNANRNGTDAFGFTALPAGYCQGYNSCSEVGYKAFFWNASDYDEYKAYYGGMYSSSASVNKIDKSDGLPIRCVKDSE